A portion of the Leptospira noumeaensis genome contains these proteins:
- a CDS encoding TolC family protein: MIRRLNRALLAFLCPFGMFFAFVIEADPTRDPFESLHGPNIYSQDYINQQPGVLTLGELLKSVEKSYPLVLAAEKLLTEAEYNYLAAEGAFDLQFKSMGTTKPMGYYTNNAADAVFEKPTPLGGTSFFAGYRIGRGTFPVYDGKRETNDHGEVRAGAIFPLMRNREIDKNRADIKKADLDRRLAELSIQKLKIEVTKEATRRYWKWVASGQEYLVNKDLLAMAKNRQDQITQRIKLGDIPKMEGTENDRAILQRESQFVSAEREMQKAAIDLSLFLRAPDGNLILPTTNRLPIGFPKPIDYKKMELEKSIKLAWKFRPELQDFEFKRDKVRVDQDMGYNSLKPQVDLVVAGSQDFGPGSVTKAKPELEASLILNIPIQTKRPRGLIGAAEAKIAQLDQELQFSKDKIKTEVQDSISEVIASAKRVAVTQNEVELARKLEEMERERFALGDSTLLFVNIREQTSAEAAVREIKALYDHHVAIAHFQAATASILQISPFP; the protein is encoded by the coding sequence ATGATTCGTAGACTAAATCGAGCCCTACTCGCGTTTCTTTGTCCTTTCGGAATGTTTTTTGCCTTTGTCATTGAGGCAGACCCAACACGTGATCCATTTGAATCTTTACATGGCCCGAACATTTACTCTCAGGATTATATCAACCAACAACCTGGGGTTCTCACGTTAGGTGAACTTTTAAAATCCGTAGAAAAATCTTATCCTTTAGTCCTTGCCGCAGAAAAACTTTTAACGGAAGCAGAGTACAACTATCTCGCAGCCGAAGGTGCTTTTGATTTACAATTTAAATCCATGGGAACTACAAAACCAATGGGTTATTATACAAACAACGCTGCAGATGCCGTATTTGAAAAACCAACACCTCTTGGGGGAACTTCCTTTTTCGCTGGTTATCGGATTGGGCGCGGAACCTTTCCTGTTTATGATGGAAAGAGAGAAACAAACGATCATGGAGAAGTTCGGGCGGGTGCTATCTTTCCCCTGATGCGCAATCGAGAGATTGATAAAAACAGAGCCGATATCAAAAAGGCAGACCTTGATAGAAGATTAGCAGAACTTTCCATTCAAAAATTAAAAATCGAAGTCACTAAAGAAGCAACAAGACGTTATTGGAAGTGGGTTGCGAGTGGCCAAGAATATTTAGTCAACAAAGACTTGTTAGCAATGGCGAAAAACAGACAAGATCAAATTACGCAACGTATTAAGTTAGGTGATATTCCAAAAATGGAAGGAACGGAAAATGACCGCGCCATTTTACAAAGAGAATCTCAATTTGTTTCTGCAGAACGAGAGATGCAAAAAGCTGCTATCGATTTATCTTTATTTCTACGTGCCCCGGATGGAAATTTAATCCTTCCCACAACGAACAGATTACCCATTGGATTTCCCAAACCCATTGATTATAAAAAAATGGAATTGGAAAAAAGTATCAAACTTGCTTGGAAGTTTAGACCAGAACTACAAGACTTCGAATTCAAACGAGACAAAGTCCGCGTTGACCAAGACATGGGATACAATTCATTAAAACCCCAAGTGGATTTAGTGGTAGCAGGTTCCCAAGACTTTGGGCCAGGTTCTGTCACAAAGGCAAAACCGGAACTCGAAGCCTCTCTCATCCTGAACATTCCCATCCAAACCAAAAGGCCGAGGGGACTTATCGGTGCCGCAGAAGCAAAGATTGCCCAGCTCGATCAAGAATTACAATTCTCAAAAGACAAAATCAAAACCGAAGTCCAAGATTCCATTTCCGAGGTGATTGCTTCGGCAAAACGTGTAGCTGTTACTCAGAATGAAGTCGAATTAGCCAGAAAGTTAGAAGAGATGGAAAGAGAACGTTTTGCACTGGGTGACTCTACACTTTTGTTCGTGAATATTAGAGAACAGACAAGTGCGGAAGCTGCCGTTCGAGAAATTAAGGCATTGTACGATCACCATGTAGCCATTGCCCATTTCCAAGCTGCCACGGCTTCGATTCTACAAATTTCCCCCTTTCCTTAA